In the genome of Candidatus Neomarinimicrobiota bacterium, one region contains:
- a CDS encoding alpha-amylase: MLKQSKPDKMANQNAPSYPNLEFHLRQALDQTYALNLPMFALESGKFKIDFHELQNLIYRLGELEPDHGFMASELHGMGLLSLLSHKLIRLYRNQVNPTYIKDLTQYLETELSPVVLDELLTNYLEALPSESYKSSSKSIEDYLKGDTQSVPNTQVVVEELLVHILALNNPAFEKYDVVFKEEFHKAIKTSDKLLKRIQKWSSDSAGFGSTGKNVIELLMEPILAAPDSIEGQLAFIREKWGNYLGSHLLDLLRGLDQFEEENRFRGFGPGESQVPSYSGELQEGEYYSEDSDWMPRVVMIARNSLVWLDQLSKKYGQEIKTLRDIPDTELDLLAQQGFTVLWLIGLWNRSSISKKIKHWCGNPDAESSAYSLKEYKIDPSIGGPEALENLKQRAWERGIRLASDMVPNHTGLDSGWLKQHPEWYVSTDHSPFPSYRFDGGDLSDDPDLSIHLEDHYYDRSDAAVVFKAHDHRNGTTKFIYHGNDGTSMPWNDTAQLNYLNPELREAIIQTILDVARQFKVIRFDAAMTLAKRHVQRLWFPEPGSGGDIPSRANFSMSGADFDAAIPAEFWREVVDRVAKEVPDTLLLAEAFWMMESYFVRTLGMHRVYNSAFMNLLKMEENSKFFEMIAKTLEFDPRILQRFVNFLSNPDEDTAIAQFGKGDKYFGATVLMVTLPGLPMFAHAQIEGFEEKYGMEYRRAYWDETPDEDLINRHKDLIFPLMKKRYLYAGAGNFRLFPFMNTDGHQVDSVFAYTNHSGTERSLVLVNNSYTSQAGWIKTSTLFNTDPTSDQPHLVSEDLIVALSFDVENSYYVIFQEQVSKLWYIRTVEEIRNQGLFMELSGYESKIYLGFQLVSDSEAIPWWNIHQDLGGQGINDFAPLFRRIELEPVHRLFCNMMKLIIEQPALPDSKTLFIKFAPLLEAMLEMENISLMIEDVEDFANNYETLLSQSHQRLEQLQGDSLEQHRFVAACLYFARQVHAANPESADSMVDTYGLEEQINKCLSTAQSENLAGLLAVLEYADRARSLLTRDLHAFFINLFNHKEVLDYFQVNEVEGIEWFNQERMDHFLRYFSVLYAEELSSRESSKISAAVKDSEFKLRVFLEHLSKP, encoded by the coding sequence ATGCTGAAGCAATCAAAACCGGATAAAATGGCCAACCAGAATGCTCCCAGCTACCCCAACCTTGAGTTTCACCTCCGTCAGGCTCTTGACCAAACGTATGCGCTCAACCTCCCCATGTTTGCTCTGGAAAGTGGTAAATTCAAGATCGATTTTCACGAGCTCCAAAACCTCATTTATAGACTGGGGGAACTTGAGCCTGATCACGGATTCATGGCCAGCGAGCTACATGGAATGGGCCTACTATCGCTCCTTTCACACAAGCTGATCCGTCTATATCGCAATCAGGTCAACCCAACTTATATCAAAGACCTCACCCAATATCTGGAGACGGAACTAAGCCCAGTAGTTCTGGATGAGCTTCTGACCAATTATCTGGAAGCCTTGCCCTCAGAGAGCTATAAGTCATCATCGAAGAGTATTGAAGATTATCTCAAAGGGGATACCCAGTCGGTTCCCAACACCCAGGTCGTTGTTGAAGAGTTGCTAGTTCATATCCTGGCTTTGAATAACCCTGCCTTTGAAAAATATGATGTCGTATTCAAGGAAGAATTCCATAAAGCCATAAAAACCTCTGATAAACTTTTGAAGCGCATCCAGAAGTGGTCATCTGATTCAGCAGGCTTTGGCAGCACTGGCAAGAATGTCATCGAATTGCTGATGGAGCCAATCCTGGCAGCGCCTGATTCCATTGAGGGACAGCTCGCTTTCATTCGCGAAAAATGGGGCAATTATTTAGGATCCCATTTATTGGATCTACTTCGCGGTCTTGACCAATTTGAGGAAGAAAACCGCTTTCGTGGTTTTGGTCCCGGTGAATCCCAGGTACCCAGTTACTCCGGTGAACTCCAGGAAGGCGAATATTACAGCGAAGACAGCGATTGGATGCCCCGGGTGGTCATGATTGCCCGAAATTCCCTGGTCTGGTTGGATCAACTATCAAAAAAATATGGACAAGAGATCAAAACCTTACGAGATATTCCTGATACTGAGTTGGATCTTCTGGCACAGCAAGGCTTTACCGTTCTGTGGCTGATTGGCCTCTGGAATCGCAGCAGTATTTCTAAGAAGATTAAGCATTGGTGTGGTAATCCTGATGCTGAATCTTCTGCCTACTCACTCAAAGAATACAAGATTGATCCCAGCATTGGTGGACCAGAAGCGCTTGAAAATCTGAAACAACGTGCCTGGGAAAGAGGGATTCGACTGGCCAGTGATATGGTGCCTAACCATACCGGTCTGGATTCAGGCTGGTTAAAGCAACATCCCGAATGGTATGTCAGTACCGATCATTCACCTTTCCCATCCTATCGTTTTGATGGCGGCGACCTATCAGATGATCCTGATCTCAGCATTCACCTGGAAGATCACTATTATGATCGCAGTGATGCAGCAGTTGTGTTTAAAGCCCACGATCATCGCAATGGGACCACGAAATTCATTTATCATGGCAATGATGGCACGTCCATGCCCTGGAATGATACAGCGCAACTCAACTATCTCAATCCCGAGTTAAGAGAAGCTATTATTCAGACCATTCTGGATGTAGCGCGACAATTTAAAGTTATTCGATTTGATGCCGCCATGACACTGGCCAAAAGACATGTCCAGCGCTTATGGTTTCCAGAACCTGGATCCGGTGGAGATATCCCTTCCAGAGCTAATTTCAGTATGAGTGGGGCTGACTTTGATGCTGCCATACCAGCCGAATTCTGGCGTGAGGTTGTTGATCGGGTGGCTAAGGAAGTCCCAGATACATTATTGTTGGCTGAAGCGTTCTGGATGATGGAAAGCTATTTCGTGCGAACTCTAGGGATGCACCGTGTTTACAACAGTGCCTTTATGAATTTGCTGAAGATGGAAGAAAACAGCAAGTTTTTTGAAATGATTGCCAAGACCCTGGAATTTGATCCTCGAATATTGCAACGATTTGTGAATTTCTTAAGCAATCCAGATGAGGATACGGCCATCGCTCAGTTTGGAAAGGGTGACAAATATTTTGGAGCCACTGTTCTCATGGTGACCCTCCCAGGTCTACCCATGTTTGCTCATGCTCAGATTGAAGGTTTTGAAGAGAAGTATGGCATGGAATATCGTCGTGCTTATTGGGATGAAACCCCTGATGAGGATCTCATCAACAGACACAAAGATCTCATCTTCCCCCTCATGAAAAAACGCTATCTCTATGCAGGAGCAGGAAATTTCAGACTTTTCCCCTTTATGAATACGGATGGGCATCAAGTTGATAGTGTGTTTGCCTATACGAACCACAGTGGTACGGAGAGGTCCCTGGTTCTGGTCAATAATTCCTATACCAGTCAGGCTGGCTGGATCAAGACCTCCACACTTTTCAATACGGATCCTACGTCAGATCAACCCCATCTCGTTTCCGAAGATTTGATTGTAGCGCTTTCATTCGATGTGGAAAACAGCTACTACGTTATTTTTCAGGAGCAAGTCTCAAAACTCTGGTATATCCGAACCGTCGAAGAAATTCGCAATCAGGGTCTTTTTATGGAATTATCAGGCTACGAATCTAAGATTTATTTGGGATTTCAGTTGGTCAGTGATTCCGAAGCTATTCCCTGGTGGAATATTCATCAGGACCTGGGTGGTCAGGGCATCAATGATTTCGCCCCCCTCTTTCGTCGCATAGAGCTGGAGCCGGTTCACCGACTTTTCTGCAATATGATGAAGTTGATCATTGAGCAGCCTGCACTGCCTGACAGCAAAACTCTGTTTATCAAATTTGCCCCCCTCCTGGAAGCCATGTTGGAGATGGAAAATATTTCTCTCATGATTGAGGATGTTGAAGATTTTGCCAACAATTATGAGACATTACTTAGCCAATCGCATCAACGATTAGAACAATTACAAGGGGATTCATTGGAGCAGCATCGCTTTGTAGCGGCCTGTTTATATTTTGCCCGTCAGGTTCATGCTGCTAACCCTGAGTCCGCTGATAGCATGGTCGATACTTATGGACTGGAAGAACAAATAAATAAGTGTCTGAGCACAGCCCAGTCTGAAAATCTAGCTGGTCTATTAGCCGTCCTCGAGTATGCCGATAGAGCCAGATCGTTGCTCACGCGCGATCTGCATGCCTTCTTCATCAATTTGTTTAATCACAAGGAAGTCCTCGATTACTTCCAGGTTAACGAGGTCGAAGGAATAGAATGGTTCAATCAGGAGCGTATGGATCATTTTCTCAGGTATTTTAGTGTGTTGTATGCTGAGGAATTATCCTCCCGTGAATCTTCAAAGATCTCGGCAGCTGTGAAGGATTCAGAATTCAAATTGAGAGTTTTCCTGGAACACCTTTCAAAGCCCTAG